The Alosa alosa isolate M-15738 ecotype Scorff River chromosome 9, AALO_Geno_1.1, whole genome shotgun sequence genome includes a region encoding these proteins:
- the selenof gene encoding selenoprotein F has translation MAGEVYLASFVSLLQMLSTFGAELSSEACRDMGFSSNLLCSSCDLLGQFNLNQLNPVCRQCCQEEVQLESIKHYPGAILEVCGURLGRFPQVQAFVRGDKPKTFKGLQIKYVRGSDPVLKLLDNSGNIVEELSILKWNTDSVEEFLSEKLDRI, from the exons ATGGCGGGCGAGGTGTATTTAGCGTCGTTTGTGTCTTTGTTGCAAATG CTCTCGACCTTTGGAGCAGAGTTGTCCTCCGAGGCATGCCGGGACATGGGCTTCTCCAGTAACCTCCTCTGCAGCTCCTGTGACCTGTTGGGCCAGTTCAACCTGAATCAACTTAATCCAGTGTGTAGGCAGTGCTGTCAGGAAGAGGTGCAACTTGAGTCCATTAAG CACTACCCTGGTGCAATTTTGGAAGTCTGTGGATGACGACTGGGAAGGTTCCCTCAAGTCCAAG CATTTGTCAGAGGTGACAAGCCAAAGACGTTCAAGGGTCTACAAATAAAG TATGTCAGAGGCTCAGACCCTGTGCTCAAGCTGCTGGACAACAGTGGGAACATCGTTGAAGAGCTCAGCATCCTCAAGTGGAACACCGATAGTGTAGAGGAATTCCTGAGTGAAAAGTTGGACCGTATATAA